From a region of the Phaseolus vulgaris cultivar G19833 chromosome 6, P. vulgaris v2.0, whole genome shotgun sequence genome:
- the LOC137833232 gene encoding uncharacterized protein codes for MEPNSLFSNWESWHKARNKASIRLDRASTNKNGQVESANMVLLSGLNRRLEKAEGNWSEEISRILWSDHTTPQSTTKETLFSLGNASDAMIPVEIQKSSLRFQGFVIEKSNEVKKVNLDLLDEVCDHARINSEALKRRVKSRHKTKMKPRQFKVVDLVMRKAYTYQIENNLSPKWIGPFRVVEVLGNSAYKLETLNGGAIPRT; via the coding sequence ATGGAACCTAATTCGCTATTCAGCAATTGGGAAAGCTGGCACAAAGCTCGGAATAAAGCAAGTATTCGCCTCGATAGAGCATCCACAAACAAaaatgggcaggtagagtcgGCGAACATGGTCCTTTTGAGTGGACTGAATAGGAGGCTGGAAAAGGCAGAGGGAAATTGGTCAGAGGAAATCTCGAGAATACTGTGGTCTGATCACACCACCCCGCAGTCAACAACAAAGGAGACGTTGTTTAGCTTGGGAAATGCTTCAGATGCCATGATACCAGTTGAGATACAAAAGAGTTCTCTAAGGTTTCAAGGTTTTGTCATTGAAAAATCCAACGAGGTAAAGaaggtgaatctggatttgTTGGACGAGGTATGTGATCATGCTCGTATAAACTCAGAAGCTTTAAAGAGAAGGGTGAAGTCAAGACACAAGACTAAAATGAAGCCTCGACAGTTCAAGGTTGTTGACTTGGTAATGCGGAAGGCCTACACCTACCAGATTGAGAACAATTTGTCCCCGAAGTGGATTGGCCCTTTTCGAGTGGTCGAGGTACTAGGAAACAGTGCATATAAGCTAGAAACCTTGAATGGAGGAGCCATCCCACGAACGTGA